The following proteins are co-located in the Shouchella hunanensis genome:
- a CDS encoding phage holin family protein: MRWLLGLVLNALVLLLLSALFSGFTLSGFGAALIAALILSVLNWTVKPVLTILTLPITILTLGLFLFVISALTLMLTAWLMGSYFVIDGFGIALLAAVIIALFQTLLINPVKRS; this comes from the coding sequence ATGAGATGGTTACTTGGTCTTGTGCTTAATGCACTCGTGTTATTACTTCTATCAGCGTTATTCTCTGGGTTTACGTTAAGTGGCTTTGGAGCAGCGTTGATTGCAGCGCTTATTTTATCTGTTTTAAATTGGACAGTGAAACCAGTGCTAACCATTTTAACGTTACCGATTACCATTTTGACACTAGGACTGTTTTTATTCGTCATTAGTGCGTTAACGTTAATGCTAACAGCTTGGTTAATGGGAAGCTACTTTGTGATCGATGGATTTGGTATTGCGCTGCTCGCAGCTGTCATCATTGCACTGTTTCAGACTTTGCTTATTAATCCAGTTAAAAGAAGCTAA
- a CDS encoding PspC domain-containing protein: MKQLKRSTTKRFITGVCGGIGEHFSIDPTIIRLIAVILALVTTVWPVVLAYIIATFIMPAE, encoded by the coding sequence ATGAAACAATTAAAGAGATCGACAACGAAGCGTTTTATAACAGGCGTATGTGGCGGAATAGGAGAGCACTTTTCAATTGATCCGACTATCATTCGTTTAATTGCTGTGATTTTGGCATTGGTCACAACGGTTTGGCCCGTCGTACTTGCCTATATTATCGCTACATTTATTATGCCGGCAGAGTAG
- a CDS encoding DUF4097 family beta strand repeat-containing protein — protein MEERKMILKMIEDGKVSAEEGLKLLEAVGKDEQEVPTSQSAASKTREEGTEREESPFTKFTSFFESAFQKVRDGDFDFNFGNGMDIQHTFEEDHVDIKNVKVSLENGSFTIVPWEKDGVRLELDAKVYRTNNAEQAHDFLLKESSFSVEDDVLLFETKSKTMKVNGTLYVPASTYDSVKLYTFNGSLTGESLNTKEFEANTTNGSIKTSHLQASKATIETMNGSITVDENTLGSLFAKTFNGTIKVTGKIEDADVETVNGSITYYLNKNNESAGYLDVKTTTGSVKLFVADDVRFEGKLRSNVGSIHNHLESSEIHDEKKELAQRYMHVTANDSLPGKMKVRAVANTGSITLRNQ, from the coding sequence ATGGAAGAACGTAAAATGATTCTAAAAATGATTGAAGACGGTAAAGTTTCTGCTGAAGAAGGGCTAAAATTGCTTGAAGCAGTTGGGAAAGATGAGCAAGAAGTGCCTACTTCTCAATCAGCAGCAAGTAAGACGCGTGAAGAAGGTACAGAACGTGAAGAGTCTCCTTTCACAAAGTTTACAAGTTTTTTTGAATCAGCATTCCAAAAAGTAAGAGATGGCGACTTTGACTTTAATTTTGGTAATGGAATGGACATTCAACACACGTTTGAAGAGGATCACGTTGATATAAAAAATGTAAAGGTGTCTTTAGAAAATGGCTCCTTTACGATTGTTCCTTGGGAGAAGGATGGAGTACGACTGGAGTTAGATGCGAAAGTCTACCGTACAAACAATGCAGAACAAGCGCATGATTTTCTCTTGAAAGAATCGTCCTTTTCTGTAGAAGATGATGTCTTGCTATTCGAGACGAAATCAAAAACAATGAAAGTAAACGGAACGCTTTATGTTCCTGCTTCAACATATGATAGCGTCAAGCTTTACACATTCAATGGTTCTTTAACTGGTGAATCGTTGAATACGAAAGAATTTGAAGCAAACACAACAAACGGCTCCATTAAAACGAGTCATCTTCAAGCCTCTAAAGCAACAATAGAGACGATGAACGGGTCCATTACCGTTGATGAAAATACGTTAGGATCATTATTTGCTAAAACCTTTAATGGAACAATTAAAGTAACAGGAAAAATTGAAGATGCCGACGTAGAAACTGTTAATGGATCTATTACGTATTATTTGAATAAAAACAATGAATCCGCTGGTTATTTGGACGTAAAAACAACAACAGGAAGCGTAAAGCTCTTTGTAGCTGACGATGTTCGATTTGAAGGGAAGCTACGATCAAATGTCGGCTCCATTCACAATCATCTTGAATCATCAGAGATTCATGATGAGAAGAAAGAATTGGCACAACGCTATATGCATGTGACGGCCAACGATTCACTTCCAGGAAAGATGAAAGTTCGTGCAGTTGCGAACACAGGAAGCATTACGCTAAGAAATCAGTAA
- the uvrA gene encoding excinuclease ABC subunit UvrA, translated as MAQEEIIVKGARSNNLKNMDVSIPRGKLVVLTGLSGSGKSSLAFDTIYAEGQRRYVESLSAYARQFLGQMDKPDVDAIEGLSPAISIDQKTTSRNPRSTVGTVTEIHDYLRLLYARIGKPICPKHGIEITSQTIQQMVDQLLQFPERTKMQILAPMVSGRKGTHAKVFDQIKKDGFVRVRVNGEMREATDDIQLDKNKKHSVEVVIDRIVVKDGIQTRMADSLETALNLAEGRVLIDVIDGEELLFSQHHACPECGFSIPELEPRFFSFNSPYGACTTCDGLGVKQEVDAELVIPDADRTLRDHAVAPWEPTSSNYYPQLLEAVCEHFSIDMDVPFNQLPEKHQSIILNGSGKEKIFFHYENDFGRVREHMIVFEGVLANVGRRYRETSSDYIREQMETYMSQKNCPTCKGYRLKKEALAVFVGGKHLGEVNQYSCTDALQFMQTLELSEKDRSISRLILKEIEDRIGFLINVGLDYLTLSRAAGTLSGGEAQRIRLATQIGSSLMGVLYILDEPSIGLHQRDNDRLIETLKRMRDLGNTLIVVEHDEDTMLAADHIIDIGPGAGVHGGYVTAQGTPQELIDDPNSLTGQYLAGEKFIHVPTERRPLTGRQFVVKSATENNLKNINVTFPLGVFTAITGVSGSGKSTLVNEIVHKSLAQKIHRAKEKPGKHKEIVGIEEMDKVIDIDQSPIGRTPRSNPATYTSVFDDIRDVFALTNEAKVRGYKKGRFSFNVKGGRCEACKGDGIIKIEMHFLPDVYVPCEVCHGKRYNRETLEVTYKNKTIADVLEMTVEEGVEFFGSIPKIKRKIQTLIDVGLGYVRLGQPATTLSGGEAQRVKLASQLHKRPTGRTLYILDEPTTGLHVDDIDRLLHVLQRLVDNGDSVLVIEHNLDVIKTVDHIIDLGPEGGTGGGQLVAQGTPEAVAEVEGSYTGRYLKPILERDKARYAEKFEFSS; from the coding sequence ATGGCACAAGAAGAGATTATCGTTAAAGGTGCACGATCAAATAATTTAAAAAATATGGATGTATCCATTCCTAGAGGAAAGCTAGTCGTTTTGACAGGCTTGTCTGGGTCTGGAAAGTCTTCCTTAGCGTTTGATACCATTTATGCGGAAGGCCAAAGACGCTATGTAGAATCATTGTCCGCTTATGCTCGTCAATTTCTAGGACAGATGGATAAGCCTGATGTTGATGCCATTGAGGGACTGTCTCCAGCCATCTCAATTGATCAGAAAACAACGAGTCGAAACCCACGTTCAACGGTTGGGACTGTCACTGAAATTCACGACTATCTTAGGCTTCTTTATGCTCGAATTGGAAAACCGATCTGCCCTAAGCACGGTATAGAGATCACTTCACAAACGATTCAGCAAATGGTCGATCAATTGTTGCAGTTCCCTGAACGTACAAAAATGCAAATTCTTGCTCCAATGGTATCGGGGCGAAAAGGAACGCACGCAAAAGTATTTGATCAAATCAAAAAAGATGGATTTGTACGTGTGCGTGTCAATGGTGAAATGAGAGAAGCGACAGACGATATTCAGCTTGATAAAAATAAAAAACATAGTGTTGAAGTCGTCATTGACAGGATCGTTGTAAAAGATGGCATTCAAACAAGAATGGCTGACTCTCTAGAAACGGCTTTAAATCTCGCAGAAGGGCGAGTGTTAATTGACGTAATTGATGGTGAAGAATTACTCTTTAGCCAGCATCACGCTTGTCCAGAATGTGGTTTTTCCATTCCTGAGCTAGAGCCGAGATTTTTTTCGTTTAATAGCCCATACGGTGCTTGTACAACTTGCGACGGACTAGGTGTGAAGCAGGAAGTCGATGCTGAGCTTGTCATACCGGATGCTGACAGGACATTGAGAGATCATGCTGTTGCGCCGTGGGAGCCAACAAGTTCGAATTACTATCCACAATTACTTGAGGCAGTATGTGAGCATTTCTCGATAGACATGGATGTGCCGTTTAATCAGCTTCCAGAAAAACATCAATCCATTATTTTAAACGGCAGCGGAAAAGAAAAGATCTTCTTTCATTATGAAAATGACTTTGGTCGCGTACGTGAGCATATGATTGTATTTGAAGGTGTGCTTGCAAATGTTGGTCGTAGATATAGAGAAACCAGCTCTGATTACATTCGTGAACAAATGGAAACGTATATGTCGCAAAAAAACTGTCCCACGTGTAAAGGGTACCGTTTAAAGAAAGAAGCGTTAGCTGTTTTTGTAGGTGGGAAGCATTTAGGTGAAGTGAACCAATACTCATGTACGGATGCACTGCAGTTTATGCAAACATTAGAGCTATCTGAAAAAGATCGTTCAATTTCAAGGTTAATTTTGAAAGAAATAGAAGACCGAATTGGTTTTCTCATTAATGTTGGGCTTGATTATTTAACGTTATCACGAGCTGCTGGCACGTTATCAGGCGGAGAAGCACAGCGAATTCGTTTAGCAACTCAAATCGGCTCTTCTCTCATGGGGGTGCTGTACATTCTCGATGAGCCTTCTATTGGATTACATCAAAGAGATAATGATCGTTTAATTGAAACGTTAAAGCGGATGCGTGATTTAGGAAATACTTTGATTGTCGTTGAACACGATGAAGACACAATGCTAGCGGCTGATCACATTATTGATATCGGGCCAGGTGCAGGTGTACATGGTGGCTATGTAACGGCACAAGGTACACCCCAAGAGCTTATTGACGATCCGAACTCATTAACAGGTCAATATTTGGCTGGGGAAAAATTTATTCATGTGCCAACCGAACGGAGACCACTTACGGGTAGGCAGTTCGTGGTCAAAAGTGCAACAGAAAACAACTTAAAGAATATCAATGTTACGTTTCCTTTAGGTGTGTTTACTGCTATTACCGGTGTTTCGGGATCCGGTAAAAGTACGCTGGTTAATGAAATTGTTCATAAATCATTAGCGCAAAAAATTCATCGTGCTAAAGAGAAGCCAGGAAAGCACAAAGAAATTGTCGGTATTGAAGAAATGGACAAGGTCATTGATATTGATCAATCACCAATTGGACGAACGCCTAGGTCAAATCCAGCAACGTATACGAGTGTGTTTGACGATATTCGTGATGTATTTGCATTAACAAACGAAGCAAAAGTCAGAGGATATAAAAAGGGCCGGTTCAGCTTTAACGTAAAAGGTGGAAGATGTGAAGCTTGTAAAGGTGATGGGATTATTAAGATTGAAATGCACTTTTTACCTGACGTGTATGTCCCATGTGAAGTGTGCCACGGCAAACGCTATAACCGAGAAACGCTAGAAGTGACCTATAAAAATAAAACGATTGCTGATGTGCTTGAAATGACAGTAGAAGAAGGCGTTGAGTTTTTTGGTAGCATTCCAAAAATTAAGCGTAAAATCCAAACGCTTATTGATGTCGGCTTAGGCTATGTTCGTCTTGGTCAACCAGCAACAACGTTATCAGGTGGAGAAGCTCAGCGAGTCAAGCTAGCATCGCAACTTCATAAACGCCCGACTGGAAGAACCCTTTATATATTGGATGAACCAACAACAGGCTTACATGTAGATGATATTGATCGGTTATTGCATGTTCTTCAACGACTTGTTGATAATGGCGATTCGGTACTTGTTATTGAACATAATCTCGATGTCATTAAAACTGTGGATCATATTATTGATCTTGGACCAGAAGGTGGAACTGGTGGCGGACAGCTCGTTGCGCAAGGTACTCCTGAAGCGGTGGCTGAAGTAGAAGGTTCCTATACTGGCCGGTATTTAAAACCAATATTGGAAAGAGATAAAGCGCGGTACGCAGAAAAATTCGAGTTTTCATCATAA
- the uvrB gene encoding excinuclease ABC subunit UvrB, with translation MDQTFQLVSDYSPQGDQPTAIEKIVRAIENGDRHQTLLGATGTGKTFTMSNVIQAVNKPTLIMAHNKTLAGQLYSEFKQFFPHNAVEYFVSYYDYYQPEAYVPSSDTFIEKDASINDEIDKLRHSATSALFERRDVIIVASVSCIYGLGNPEEYRDLVLSIRTGMEMDRNELLRRLVDIQYDRNDLNFIRGTFRVRGDVVEIFPASRDEQCIRVEFFGDEVDRMTEVDALTGEIKGERNHVSIFPASHFVTREEKMKKAIENIEAELEERLKALHADGKLLEAQRLEQRTRYDLEMMAEMGFCSGIENYSRHLTLRESGATPYTLIDFFPEDFLLIMDESHVTLPQVRGMYNGDRARKEVLVNHGFRLPSALDNRPLKFAEFEEKISQAVYVSATPGQYELEHTPEMVEQIIRPTGLLDPPIEVRPIEGQIDDLIGEIHEQIERDERVLVTTLTKKMSEDLTDYLKEIGIKVRYLHSEVKTLDRLEIIRQLRLGTFDVLIGINLLREGLDIPEVSLVAILDADKEGFLRAERSLIQTIGRAARNEHGRVIMYADKITGSMEVAISETKRRREIQEAFNKKHGITPQTIQKKIPDVVQATYAAEDEGEYDVTKKPQQKMTKKEREKTIAQIEVEMKQAAKDLNFERAAELRDMLLELKAEG, from the coding sequence ATGGATCAAACGTTTCAATTAGTATCAGACTACTCGCCACAAGGTGATCAACCAACTGCAATAGAAAAAATTGTACGTGCAATTGAAAATGGGGATCGGCATCAAACGTTATTAGGTGCAACGGGTACAGGAAAAACGTTTACGATGTCCAACGTCATTCAAGCAGTGAATAAGCCGACGCTCATTATGGCCCATAATAAAACACTAGCAGGTCAGCTTTATAGTGAATTTAAACAGTTTTTTCCTCATAATGCGGTTGAGTATTTTGTTAGCTATTACGATTATTATCAACCGGAAGCATATGTACCTTCTTCTGATACGTTTATTGAAAAAGACGCAAGTATTAATGATGAAATTGATAAGTTACGGCACTCAGCTACTAGTGCGTTGTTTGAGAGACGGGATGTCATTATTGTAGCGAGTGTATCGTGTATATATGGTTTAGGGAACCCGGAAGAATACCGGGATCTTGTCTTGTCCATTCGTACCGGGATGGAAATGGATCGGAATGAATTATTACGACGCCTTGTCGATATTCAGTATGATCGTAACGATTTGAATTTTATACGTGGAACATTCCGAGTAAGAGGCGATGTGGTTGAAATCTTCCCGGCATCGAGAGACGAGCAATGTATTCGAGTGGAATTTTTCGGTGACGAAGTTGATCGTATGACCGAAGTCGATGCATTAACTGGAGAGATCAAGGGAGAGCGAAACCATGTATCGATTTTTCCAGCCTCTCACTTTGTTACCCGTGAAGAAAAAATGAAAAAAGCAATTGAAAATATTGAAGCCGAACTAGAAGAACGATTAAAAGCGCTTCATGCGGATGGAAAGTTGCTTGAAGCACAAAGACTTGAGCAACGAACACGCTATGATCTTGAAATGATGGCGGAGATGGGATTTTGTTCAGGCATTGAAAACTACTCTAGGCATTTAACCTTACGTGAGTCAGGGGCAACCCCGTACACGTTAATTGATTTCTTTCCAGAAGACTTTCTATTAATTATGGATGAATCTCACGTAACATTACCGCAAGTAAGAGGGATGTACAATGGTGACCGAGCGCGAAAAGAAGTACTCGTTAACCATGGCTTTCGTTTGCCGTCTGCACTCGATAACAGACCATTAAAATTCGCTGAATTTGAAGAAAAAATAAGTCAAGCCGTTTACGTATCGGCTACGCCTGGCCAGTATGAGCTAGAGCACACTCCTGAGATGGTTGAACAAATTATTCGACCAACTGGCTTGCTTGATCCACCAATTGAAGTCCGACCAATTGAAGGGCAAATTGATGATTTAATTGGAGAAATCCATGAGCAGATTGAGCGTGACGAACGTGTCTTAGTGACGACCTTAACGAAAAAAATGTCTGAGGACTTAACGGACTACTTAAAGGAAATTGGAATTAAAGTTCGTTATTTACATTCAGAAGTAAAAACGTTAGACCGTCTAGAGATCATTCGTCAGCTTCGATTGGGGACGTTTGATGTCCTTATTGGGATCAATTTATTAAGAGAAGGGTTAGATATTCCAGAAGTATCTCTTGTCGCGATTTTAGATGCTGATAAAGAAGGATTCTTACGTGCAGAGCGATCTCTTATTCAAACAATTGGACGTGCTGCTCGAAATGAACACGGTCGAGTTATTATGTACGCAGATAAAATAACCGGTTCAATGGAAGTCGCGATTAGTGAAACAAAACGTCGTCGAGAAATTCAAGAAGCCTTTAATAAAAAACACGGCATTACGCCACAAACAATTCAAAAGAAAATCCCGGATGTGGTGCAAGCGACCTATGCTGCTGAAGATGAAGGGGAATATGACGTAACGAAGAAACCGCAACAAAAAATGACGAAAAAAGAACGCGAAAAAACAATTGCTCAAATAGAAGTAGAAATGAAGCAAGCGGCAAAAGACTTAAACTTCGAGCGGGCAGCAGAGCTTCGAGATATGCTGTTAGAGCTTAAAGCGGAAGGATGA
- a CDS encoding DMT family transporter yields MNEQPQSNKTFWFIVIGAAFWGINPLFRILLLDTMTSLQIVFIEHIILAFIAIPILLKFKGDLKKLSFKDLGALLFISWGGSAFATLLFTQGLTIAASSGEINSVLLLQKLQPLFAITLAHFLLKEKLPQHFGVYVPIALIGTYLLTFGFYFPINNPGEIFQLGSLYAIGAAALWGGSTVMGRILLKKCRHETVTALRFLLALPLLGVLISVSPDMWASPESTIALTFIALNLLASALLPGLVSMLLYYRGLQSVKASVATIAELSFPMTGLLVSWITLQETVTIAQLIGFALIWFVLFKISKQQDTISQLPPVKKRKKSALQPLK; encoded by the coding sequence GTGAATGAACAACCGCAATCAAATAAGACGTTTTGGTTTATCGTGATTGGTGCCGCCTTTTGGGGGATTAATCCACTTTTTCGTATTTTGCTACTTGATACGATGACGTCTTTACAAATTGTTTTTATTGAACACATTATTTTAGCTTTTATTGCGATTCCCATCCTTTTAAAGTTTAAAGGTGATTTAAAGAAACTTAGCTTTAAAGATTTAGGAGCGCTTCTGTTTATTTCTTGGGGAGGCTCTGCTTTTGCCACTCTTTTATTTACACAAGGGTTAACTATTGCTGCATCTAGTGGTGAGATTAATTCAGTATTGCTATTACAAAAATTGCAGCCGCTATTCGCCATCACCCTTGCGCACTTTCTTTTAAAAGAAAAACTGCCGCAGCATTTCGGCGTTTACGTACCGATTGCGCTAATTGGGACATACCTGTTAACATTTGGCTTTTATTTCCCGATCAATAATCCAGGGGAAATATTTCAACTAGGTAGTTTGTACGCCATCGGAGCAGCAGCACTTTGGGGTGGCTCGACGGTAATGGGACGTATCTTACTAAAGAAATGTCGCCACGAGACTGTTACTGCACTACGGTTTTTACTTGCACTTCCATTACTCGGTGTCTTAATAAGCGTATCTCCTGATATGTGGGCAAGCCCTGAATCAACCATTGCATTAACGTTCATTGCCCTTAATTTACTTGCTTCAGCATTATTACCTGGTCTTGTGTCCATGCTGTTATACTATCGTGGGTTACAGTCTGTTAAGGCCTCCGTTGCTACAATTGCTGAACTAAGCTTTCCAATGACAGGGTTGCTTGTATCATGGATTACCCTTCAAGAAACCGTAACAATTGCCCAGCTAATTGGATTCGCCCTCATTTGGTTTGTTCTATTTAAAATCTCTAAGCAACAAGACACGATCTCTCAGCTACCACCTGTAAAAAAGCGTAAAAAAAGCGCGCTTCAACCATTAAAATAA
- a CDS encoding PDZ domain-containing protein has protein sequence MVETILIAVASFFLNPIVYIGFFTLFIIAHWRVKQERSSFHTRVYARRADFLLSAIPSVVTGVLVSIVTIAAGVVVPTDILVAIALATLLLLLTGQMHWLTPTYVFFLVALYLVVFPQFMVFPFSESGDQGSLLYAAITFSVAVLLFSQAMLVTMNGKRLISPQLEKGKRGRFIGIHKINRLWIVPVVFFIPESALVLPWPWPTFSIGSEFIQPILFPILLGFKQQSRTHLDTRFYQYTRAYFLLAGVATVSTVILFYYPNEWLFVSILGVIAFIHAISQFIIRHKEKKDTAFFTEEEESCRVVGVLPNSPADKMKIVLGEEISKVNGQMVYDETTLYQALQKNPVYCKIEVKDVNGEKRFVQGPLYSGEHYQLGVLLVRKQEKLSNSII, from the coding sequence ATGGTAGAAACCATCCTAATTGCAGTCGCTAGCTTTTTTTTGAATCCAATTGTTTATATCGGCTTCTTTACGCTTTTTATAATCGCTCATTGGCGAGTGAAGCAAGAACGGTCATCGTTTCATACACGAGTTTATGCACGGCGAGCTGATTTTTTGTTAAGTGCCATTCCTTCTGTTGTGACGGGTGTTCTCGTCAGTATAGTGACCATTGCGGCGGGAGTTGTAGTACCGACTGATATACTTGTGGCCATTGCATTAGCGACGTTGCTGCTTTTACTTACTGGACAAATGCATTGGCTAACGCCTACATATGTTTTTTTCCTTGTTGCTCTTTATTTAGTTGTTTTTCCACAGTTCATGGTGTTTCCCTTTTCAGAAAGTGGAGACCAGGGGTCCTTACTTTATGCTGCCATTACGTTTAGTGTAGCGGTGTTATTGTTTTCTCAAGCCATGCTTGTAACTATGAACGGGAAAAGGCTCATTTCACCACAGCTTGAAAAAGGAAAAAGAGGAAGATTTATAGGGATCCATAAAATAAATCGTTTATGGATTGTCCCCGTTGTCTTTTTTATTCCAGAGAGTGCTTTGGTACTACCTTGGCCTTGGCCAACTTTTTCTATAGGGTCTGAGTTTATTCAGCCAATTCTGTTTCCAATCCTGCTAGGGTTTAAACAACAATCCCGTACACACTTAGATACACGATTTTATCAATATACACGCGCTTACTTCTTGCTTGCAGGAGTAGCTACTGTCTCTACTGTTATTCTGTTCTATTACCCTAATGAATGGCTATTTGTAAGTATACTAGGCGTTATTGCCTTCATTCATGCTATAAGCCAATTTATCATTAGGCATAAAGAAAAGAAGGATACCGCGTTCTTTACAGAGGAAGAAGAAAGTTGTCGAGTTGTTGGGGTTTTACCAAACAGTCCAGCTGATAAAATGAAGATTGTTTTAGGAGAAGAAATTTCAAAGGTAAATGGCCAAATGGTTTATGATGAAACGACGCTTTATCAGGCGCTCCAAAAAAATCCTGTTTACTGTAAAATTGAAGTGAAAGATGTCAATGGAGAAAAGCGCTTTGTACAAGGACCGCTTTATAGCGGAGAGCACTATCAGCTTGGTGTATTGCTTGTTCGCAAACAAGAAAAGCTAAGTAACTCAATTATCTAG
- a CDS encoding S41 family peptidase: MKIKQLFFTLSVMVIIAVAAIFFINDGIQLGGANESPPATNADDSDVPDVILDDDELIEKFETALTTIENNYVSEVERTKLIEGAINGMVETLEDPFSDYMDVQSAASFQESLSSHFEGIGAEVGMVDGYVSIISPMRESPAERAGLLPNDAILEIDGESIEGYSVNEAVQLIRGEGGTEVILTIQRGEQNEPFDVTIERDRIQVDAVRADTFEVDGQVIGRLEITSFSEDVGTQFEELLQELEEDGIDGLIVDVRRNPGGYLDGAQNIGNLLIPDNKPIVQIEHSNGSIESYESSLDERKPYPIVGLINESSASASEILAAALKESGDYDLVGKTTFGKGTVQKSIRMTDGSALKITTDRWLTAGGNTIDHEGVEPTVEVDQPEYFYAVALSIEEPYERDQVSDQIARTQSMLEGLDYPIERTDGYFDEQTETAVREFQEDHDLDETGQLDEATAQKIQEEIQAHIRDVENDAQLNRAIELAVEQAS; encoded by the coding sequence TTGAAAATAAAGCAGTTGTTTTTTACGTTATCGGTAATGGTGATTATTGCTGTAGCTGCTATCTTTTTTATAAATGATGGAATCCAACTTGGTGGAGCGAATGAATCACCGCCTGCAACAAATGCCGATGACTCTGATGTACCGGATGTCATTTTGGATGATGATGAGTTAATCGAGAAATTTGAAACAGCCCTGACAACGATTGAAAATAATTATGTGTCTGAAGTGGAACGAACAAAGCTTATTGAAGGTGCTATTAATGGTATGGTTGAAACGTTAGAGGATCCCTTCTCAGATTATATGGATGTTCAATCAGCGGCAAGCTTTCAGGAATCGTTAAGCTCTCATTTTGAAGGTATTGGGGCAGAAGTAGGTATGGTAGATGGCTATGTGTCTATTATCAGTCCGATGAGAGAATCTCCAGCTGAACGTGCCGGCTTATTGCCAAATGATGCAATTTTAGAAATTGATGGCGAATCAATAGAAGGTTATTCAGTTAACGAAGCGGTTCAATTAATTCGTGGTGAAGGCGGTACAGAAGTTATTCTAACCATTCAACGTGGCGAACAAAATGAGCCATTTGACGTAACCATTGAGCGTGATCGTATTCAAGTTGATGCAGTTCGAGCAGATACTTTTGAAGTAGATGGTCAAGTAATTGGTCGTCTTGAGATTACGTCATTCTCTGAAGATGTAGGTACCCAATTTGAAGAATTGCTACAGGAGTTAGAGGAAGATGGAATTGATGGACTGATTGTAGATGTTCGTCGTAATCCAGGTGGTTATTTAGATGGTGCTCAAAATATTGGTAATCTGCTTATCCCAGATAATAAGCCGATTGTTCAGATTGAGCATAGCAACGGTAGTATTGAAAGCTATGAATCAAGTTTAGATGAACGAAAGCCTTATCCGATTGTCGGGTTAATTAATGAAAGCAGTGCATCGGCTTCTGAAATTTTAGCTGCTGCTTTAAAAGAATCTGGAGACTATGATCTTGTTGGAAAAACAACGTTCGGTAAAGGAACTGTACAAAAATCAATTCGCATGACGGACGGCAGTGCGTTAAAGATTACAACTGATCGCTGGCTGACAGCTGGAGGCAACACGATTGATCATGAAGGCGTTGAGCCTACTGTAGAAGTAGACCAGCCTGAATACTTTTATGCAGTTGCTCTTTCTATTGAAGAACCTTACGAAAGGGATCAAGTATCTGACCAAATTGCACGTACACAAAGTATGCTAGAAGGGCTTGATTATCCGATTGAACGTACAGATGGTTACTTTGATGAACAAACAGAGACGGCAGTAAGGGAATTTCAAGAAGATCATGATTTAGATGAAACTGGTCAATTAGATGAAGCAACCGCACAAAAAATTCAAGAAGAAATACAGGCGCACATTAGAGACGTTGAGAATGATGCACAACTGAATCGAGCGATTGAGCTTGCGGTGGAACAAGCATCCTAA